One part of the Tunicatimonas pelagia genome encodes these proteins:
- a CDS encoding SusC/RagA family TonB-linked outer membrane protein has translation MKNRLLILLKMGSYFVACGIMIQMLLYNLVVADNAAAQNVKNVHKVTLSVDFDNASTREVLRTIETKTDFKFIYDNKDIDQRLRISLQMENQSVAQILTEVSRQAKLKFKQVNNNISVQKYTSRKDRNRRIQVDILEQTISGTITDLENGEALPGVNIVAKGTAEGTVSDIDGNYRLTVGDDITTLVFSSVGYLTEEVEINGRSTIDMVLSPDIMSLSEVVVVGYGTRDRADLTGAVSTLRGEAIAELPINSVEQALSGQVSGVQLRQNGAPGGGPEILVRGIASTGGNNAPLYVVDGIPLTNVNSQRDNFILNAIDPSSIESISVLKDASSKAIYGSRAANGVIIITTKRGKVGKPSITFGVSAGQQTIPDFERPSLLNAEELRQYRIQFFEDRRFAVGQLGPREQAELDRLTAVGDQGEGTYWFDEITRNALMMNYNVNVSGGAESARYNVSANFMDQDGTLINTNFKRYGIRANMDVDVTDRIRFGVNLAPTHTVATGARTDAGRNDFSIFSAVPLSRWTDPSAPVRNEDGTLTNVGRGNITTSYNVNPLYLLIAREDRRRTNQLLTSLYLEVDIIEGLTARTFGSVQYIDRRNTTFEPSDFPGAGNITPNLQGTRQARAGISEFTNLNLVWENTLNYATTINDRHQINALAGFTMEKREGENTIISAVDIIDESIRIPNSGNVNPENINNFTGRGEYGANTLVSLIGRLDYSYMSRYYLTGTIRRDGSSRFGADNRYGNFPSLAVAWRISNEPFFSKEGLISDLKIEAGYGVSGSNANVRNYQAQGTINSGPNYIFGGEFAAGSAVTALPNTLLTWEEAQELNFGIDVGLLDDRLYFTADYYNIETSGFLANLPLPRTSGFSSIITNLGSIQNRGVEIELNFKNVLNSQNLVWNANFNFTRNRSKVLELAAESGFIRPGTIARAFTETAVGEELALYRGFNVTGLFTQEEIDNPDVPKYGGAVEGSLKYEDGNDDGVLGDAEDFVIIGNPNADFIYGMTHNLRYRNFDFNVVFVGSTGQQIINGFSQYNSNQDGNFNVDRRQLVRWRPGLDPASTTIPGTASPVSRQRYRQPNSLFIEDADYLWVRNITLGYNLSGKVANNFFKNARIYTSIQNPFLITNYENGNPEINRSGDSALVRNVNYGAYPISRIFTLGANITF, from the coding sequence AACCAAGACCGATTTCAAATTTATTTACGATAACAAAGATATTGACCAACGCTTACGGATTTCCCTTCAGATGGAGAATCAGTCGGTAGCCCAGATACTAACCGAGGTTTCTCGTCAAGCCAAGCTCAAATTCAAGCAAGTTAATAATAACATTAGTGTTCAAAAGTATACCTCGAGGAAGGATCGTAACCGACGAATACAAGTAGATATACTAGAGCAAACCATTAGCGGAACCATTACCGATCTTGAAAACGGTGAAGCTTTACCCGGAGTCAATATCGTGGCCAAAGGAACTGCCGAAGGAACTGTTTCGGATATTGACGGTAACTATCGCCTGACCGTTGGCGACGATATTACCACCTTAGTATTCTCTTCCGTCGGCTATCTAACTGAGGAAGTAGAAATCAACGGACGTAGCACTATTGATATGGTTCTTTCACCGGATATTATGTCTCTGTCGGAGGTAGTGGTAGTAGGCTACGGCACACGGGATCGAGCCGACTTAACCGGAGCCGTTTCCACCCTTCGGGGTGAAGCCATAGCTGAACTGCCAATTAACTCGGTTGAGCAAGCTTTATCGGGGCAAGTATCCGGAGTGCAACTGCGGCAGAATGGGGCACCGGGTGGTGGACCGGAAATCTTAGTACGAGGGATTGCTTCTACCGGAGGTAATAATGCCCCGCTGTATGTAGTGGACGGTATTCCACTAACTAACGTGAATAGCCAGCGAGATAATTTTATTCTCAATGCGATCGATCCATCTTCCATCGAGTCTATTAGTGTGCTAAAAGATGCCTCTTCCAAAGCAATTTATGGTTCCCGAGCCGCCAACGGAGTAATTATAATTACTACTAAGCGAGGCAAAGTAGGTAAGCCTAGTATTACGTTTGGGGTTTCGGCGGGTCAACAAACTATACCCGACTTCGAGCGGCCTAGTTTGCTCAATGCCGAGGAGCTACGTCAGTACCGCATCCAGTTTTTTGAAGACCGCCGCTTTGCCGTTGGGCAGCTAGGCCCCCGTGAGCAAGCAGAACTAGATCGTTTGACGGCAGTAGGTGATCAAGGAGAAGGAACCTATTGGTTTGATGAAATTACACGGAATGCGTTGATGATGAACTATAACGTCAATGTAAGTGGAGGGGCGGAAAGTGCTCGTTATAATGTTTCGGCCAATTTTATGGATCAAGACGGAACCCTCATTAATACCAATTTCAAGCGGTATGGTATTCGGGCCAATATGGATGTAGATGTAACTGATAGAATACGGTTTGGGGTGAATTTAGCTCCTACTCATACTGTGGCTACTGGTGCTCGAACCGATGCCGGAAGGAATGATTTTAGCATATTTTCAGCCGTGCCTTTATCACGTTGGACCGACCCTTCAGCCCCCGTTCGTAATGAAGACGGAACACTTACTAATGTAGGAAGAGGAAATATCACAACCTCTTACAATGTAAATCCTTTGTATCTGCTTATTGCCCGCGAAGACCGCCGAAGAACTAATCAGTTGCTAACTAGCTTGTATCTGGAGGTAGATATTATCGAAGGCCTTACGGCTCGCACCTTTGGATCAGTTCAATATATTGACCGCCGGAACACTACTTTTGAACCCTCTGATTTCCCCGGAGCAGGTAACATTACCCCCAACCTACAGGGAACCCGACAGGCTCGGGCAGGGATCAGTGAGTTTACCAATCTGAATCTGGTATGGGAAAATACGCTGAACTACGCCACTACAATTAACGACCGCCACCAGATCAATGCTTTGGCAGGTTTTACTATGGAAAAACGGGAAGGGGAAAACACCATTATCAGTGCGGTGGATATTATAGATGAGTCTATTCGCATTCCTAATTCGGGTAATGTCAATCCTGAAAATATTAATAATTTTACGGGTCGGGGCGAATATGGGGCGAATACCTTAGTATCGCTGATTGGTCGGCTCGACTACTCGTACATGAGTCGCTACTACCTAACCGGAACAATTCGTCGGGATGGTTCTTCCCGCTTCGGTGCCGACAATCGGTACGGTAATTTCCCCTCACTAGCAGTAGCGTGGCGAATTTCTAACGAGCCTTTCTTTAGTAAAGAAGGGCTGATCTCCGACTTGAAGATCGAAGCTGGTTACGGGGTCAGCGGTAGTAATGCCAATGTGAGAAACTATCAGGCGCAAGGAACGATCAACTCAGGCCCTAATTATATCTTCGGTGGTGAATTCGCGGCGGGTAGTGCCGTAACGGCTTTACCGAATACCTTGCTCACTTGGGAAGAAGCGCAGGAGCTTAACTTTGGAATAGACGTTGGCTTGCTAGACGATCGACTCTACTTTACCGCCGACTACTACAACATAGAAACGTCGGGCTTTCTAGCTAACCTACCATTGCCACGAACCTCTGGTTTTAGCAGTATCATTACCAACTTAGGGAGTATCCAAAACCGGGGTGTGGAGATAGAACTCAACTTTAAGAACGTGCTCAATAGCCAGAATTTGGTATGGAATGCTAATTTCAACTTTACCCGCAACCGTAGCAAGGTGCTGGAGCTAGCGGCTGAGTCGGGCTTTATCCGCCCCGGAACTATCGCTCGAGCCTTCACTGAAACGGCCGTAGGCGAGGAGCTAGCGCTCTATCGAGGCTTCAACGTAACTGGATTGTTTACTCAAGAAGAAATTGACAATCCCGACGTACCTAAGTACGGAGGAGCGGTAGAAGGCTCACTGAAATACGAAGATGGCAATGACGACGGAGTGCTAGGTGATGCCGAGGATTTTGTGATTATTGGTAACCCGAATGCCGATTTTATCTACGGAATGACGCATAACCTGCGCTACCGAAACTTTGATTTTAATGTAGTTTTTGTGGGTTCAACTGGCCAGCAAATCATCAATGGTTTTAGTCAATACAATAGTAACCAAGACGGCAACTTTAATGTAGACCGTCGGCAACTGGTGCGTTGGCGCCCTGGCTTAGATCCAGCGAGTACCACAATTCCGGGTACGGCCAGTCCGGTAAGTCGCCAGCGGTATCGTCAGCCGAATTCACTGTTTATAGAAGATGCCGATTATCTATGGGTGCGAAATATTACACTAGGTTACAATCTGAGTGGTAAAGTGGCAAATAACTTCTTCAAAAACGCCCGAATTTATACTAGTATTCAGAACCCATTTTTGATTACCAACTACGAGAACGGCAACCCGGAGATCAATCGTTCGGGTGACAGTGCCCTGGTACGAAACGTAAATTACGGTGCCTATCCTATCTCCCGAATATTCACACTGGGTGCCAACATAACCTTCTAA